The DNA segment GTGGGGCCAGGGTGACGGGTGGTGGCTGCCGACTCCACAGGCCGGGGTTCCCCAGCagagtcccccacccccaccccgcaccgGCTGGTCGCTCTCGGGCCTCTCCGGGCGGGCAGGGATGCCCGGAGCATCAATGATTCATGTCTCCATGCGGCAGCCGCAGCACCATAAGCAAAAATAGCTCTGCCATTGTACCGGCTGCGGCCTGGCCCAGCGCAGAGTCACAACGCAGGACCCCATCAGCCGCCATCTGCCCCCCACCGATCCTCACACAGCAGGCGGAGGGGTTTGCGGCAGCTTCAGGTCTCCTGACCCCTGGCTTCTgactgcctcagtctcccccgAACTGGGTGCCTGCTCCACGCCTGGGGGCAGCGGCCTCCTTGACGTACCCCAATGATCTGGGGCTGAGAACCCCAGAGGAGCAGGATACCTAGATGCTTCTGAGGGCTAAGGACACCTCCTCATCCCTCACCAGGCAATGGCCAGGGGGTGCCAGGCTACTGTGGGGCTCTGGGCCAAGTGGAGGCCGGCCCCTTCCTCCTGTTCAGAGGCTGGGACGTGGAGGCTCAGCTTGGCGGCAGAGAAGCTGTCCCCACCCATGTTGGGCAGGCTGGGGACCAGGGATGGACCAAGGTGTCCCAGGAGGAGTCGGGTGGGGGCATATGGACTCTTCCTCCTGACTACACTGCCTGCACCCCCTCCACGGCCCCTCAGGGTGTCCTGCATGTGTCCCCTGAACTCCTGCCTGGATGGCGCCATGCTCCCCACTGGCTAGTCTCCCCCAGCAGGTGAAGCCTTTTAAATTTGAACAGCTATGTGCCCCGCTGCCCCAGCTGGAGGCCTGGCCCTCGGCTGGTGGCCCCTCTCCTGCCCAGTCTGCCCAGTTGCTGGCTGGAGGAGCCAGGGGCCGCCTGTCGGCTATGTGGGTTACCCTCCTTCACCTGCAGCCAGGGCTGAGCACCCTATGTTGGGTCACCTCTGCCACTTCCTCTGAGTCTGGGCTCCCCCAAGGCAGCACCTTCCTAGTAGCCAAGGGCCACTGGCTTCTACTGGCTTCACATGGCCGCTAACAAATAACCACACAGTGGCTTAAACACACATTCAGTCCCTgcggtgctgggtgctgggtgctggtaGGGCTGTTTTCCTTCTGGGGTTTCAGGGGAGGTGTACTTCCTCGCCCTTTTCAGGTTCTAGGGgctgccccatcccctgcttcctAGCCCTGCATCACCctgacctctgcttctgtctgtccGTCTCCTCagactctgaccctcctgcctcctccttgtAAGGGCATCGGGCCCAACAGCATGACCCAGGACTTACTTCTCAAAAGCCTTAATGCAATCATGTCTGTAAAGTCCCCTGTAAGGTGTTGCAGCCACGGGTTCTGGGGATCGGGGCGTGGACATCTCTGGGTGGCCTTGTTCAGCTGCCACAGCTGTAATGCAGACCAGCCCACCCGCACCCTGAGGGTCACAAGGCCATCCTCACTCTCCACTGCGGCCCAGACAGGGCGTGGGAGACTGCTGAGCTCAGAAGACCTGGTTCCAGCCCAGCAACACCCCCTCTGGgcccgggcctcagtttccccacctgcgCACGAGTGCAACACTTCTCATACCCCTTTCCAGCTCCCTGGACTATGAGGGCAGCAAGGACGATGGATGAGGAGGTCCAAGCAGTGGGCACACAGCAGAACTGCCTGGGACCCACAGTGTCCCTGGGGTGACATCCAGGCAGGAGAGCCGGCATCTGGTCACCTTCCCGCAGGGTCACCCAGGTGTCTGCCGGAGCTGGGTGCTCGCACACTGCCTGATGCACCCCTCGGGAAACAGGGCGGGGGGCCGGACTCTGCTGTCCCGCGGCCGGGGATGATCTCATCtgctaattttcaaaattaaaatggtCAGTAGCGGGGAGGGCAGGTGACTCATGCCAGCGGGACAGGGCCCAGGGAGGTCGCGGGGCGGAGACGTGGGAGcacggaggggggcgggggagcgggccGTGCATCCGGGCAGGATGGAGTCCAGTGCACGCATCAGGCTGGATTTcccgggcctgggggcgggcgCGCAGGGAAGGGTCTGGAAGGGCCTGGAAGGGCCGGCAGGGAGGCCCCGGGCGGGTGGCGGCGGCAGGTCCCCCCCAGCTGGCAGCAGCGCGCCCCGGGGctcgcgggggcggcgggcggctcgGGGCAGCCCCTCCGCAGAggccgcgcgggggcggggcctgagggcgggggcggggccgcgggcgggggcggggcctgagggcgggggcggggccgcgggcgggggcggggcacaCGCAGcacgcggcgggcgggcggggccggcgcgcTGACGTCACGACGGCCGCCGCGGCGGGGTTGGCGCGCTCCGTTGCCGGGCAACGGGCAGGCGTGGGGACCGCGGCTCGCGCAGGCCGCGGCGGGAGCgggcggcccggcccccggcTGCCGTCTGCCCCGcccggggcgcccccgcccccgcccccgcccccgcccccgccccgcccgtgcGGCCCCCGAGGCCCCCGCGCGGCGCTGCGGTGCAcctccccggctccccggcgCGTGGACGCGGGCCCGGCGGCGCGGCCATGCAGGGCCAGCGGCAGCGGGGGGCAGGCCCTGGCCGCTCGCGCCCTCCCGGCCGGTGTCCCCGCGACCCCGCGGAGGGGCTGAGgaccggcccccgccccccgggcggCCCGGAGCCCGCGGAGCACGGCAGCGCCTGGGGCGAGTTCGAAGGCTTTCAGGAGGCCCCGGCCAAGGCTGGACAGTTCGCGGCAAACTCGGAGGCCCCGGAGAGCCCCCCGCATCCAGGGCGCCAGGCTGGGGGGACGGGAGCCGCGGGCAGCTCGCCTCGAGAGGTATCTGCGGGCCGACCCGGGCTCCCGGGAGGGCTCGGCTCTGCGTCTCCCCCGGGCCGTCCCTGCTGCCCTCCTGACGGGGCGGGGGTCCTCAGGGGCGGGGGCCCTGTGCCCGCTGCTCCCGCCCCCCCGGGCGCCCAGTCCGCCGCCCACTTTGCCCGCCGCAGTTCAGGGCACACTGGAAAGAGCTTTTCGTCCGAATTGTCACTCTGCTTCCTTAGAAAGCCTCCCCGAGAGTCCCTTCCAGCCTGCGGCCCATGCCGGGCTGGGCCCCTTggcccctggctctgcccctcccgACCTCACAGCAGTTCCACCTGTCTTGTGACTGCACCTGATCCCTCCGTTTCTCCGTTTCTCCGCTTCTCTTCCTCCACCATCTGCCCCCaagggctcccccctcccccagcaccagGAGAACAAAAGCAGTCAGATGGGGAAGGGCCGGGAACAGGTTTCTCTGGTTCTAGGGGTGAGCTGTTTGCTTCCTGAGCCAGGCGGTGACCCCTGGACCTCGGCGGGGCGCCCTCTTCATCAGTCCACCCTGCTAGGACGCTTGTCTCGGAAACAGGACTTGTCAGGGAACAGTCTGAGGATAATGGGAGCTTTGCAGGAGACACTAGGGGAATAAGGAAGCCGCCCCCCGCTGCCGTGGATGCAGCTCTGCACACACGCACACCTCCAGCGCTCTCGGGGGCCCCCAGGACCTCAGCTTGCACAGCCGCCCTCACCTCCACCTGCCCAGTGCTCACCCGCCCTCACCTCCAGCCCCCCGGTTTGCACTCCTGCACTTGCTGTCAGACTTTACACAGCCCTCATTCCAGCACTTCACACTAACTCCCACCTTCCGACCTCAGGTCTCCGTCAGGGAACGGCCACCCTTACTGTCGTGTGGCTAGATTTCCCAGACAGTTGACACGGGCGCCTCTTTCTCGTGAGTCACTGACGAGGCTTATGAGTATTGTGCCCTAACCCACTTTGCCTGCGCGTCTCATCGGGAGTGTGCATGGCGGAGACTTGTAGGAGCGAGCGTGTCCCGCCGTGGCAGCAGTAACGATGTGGTTGTTCACACGCTTCGTTTGCACCAAGACTGCGTGTTGGGTACAAGGTGACGtagtgtgtgtgtttctctctttcaGCTCGCGCTCAGCTACGCGGACGTTTTCAGGTTTGCATTTCAAGAAGTCCCGGTCCCGCAGGCCGCTGAGGGCATCTCCCCCTTAGACCACGTCTTAGACGCAAGCGGCGAAGGGAAGCCTGGCTGTGAACCTGTACACACACTGTGGTAATGAACTTACACGGGaactgacatttctttttttttttttttttttttttaaagattttttatttatttattcatgatagtcacagagagagagagagagaggcagagacacaggcagagggagaagcaggctccatgcactgggagcccgatgtgggactcgatcccgggtctccaggatcgcgccctgggccaaaggcaggcgccaaaccgctgcgccacccagggatcccgggaactGACATTTCTTACGGCGAATCTGAGTTTATACTTTTGGTTGATAAGTGGACCTTTCCAGAGAGCCTGTCTCTCCTGAAGTCCCCACAGCCTTGGAGTCAGGGGGTCCTCACACAGGGACTGGGTGCCACGGAGTGATGCCCACGGTCTGGCCATGGTCACCTGCTGAGAGCCGCGTTCGCCTGGAGCAAGGCAGACCGGGGGCGCCAGCTCCTTGTGTCTTAATGCGAGTGCTGGGGCTGTGGaagggcctgggggcctgggctgcgGCACAGCGCTGCCCCGGGGGACCTGACCCGCTGATCCTCAGCCACAGAGAAGACACGCCAATGCCCCGCAGGGACAGTCTGCACCCACAGGGTCATCCAGCCTGAGCGCTCCGGGTGCTGCCAGCAAGGCTGGCGGTCCCCGGGACTAGTCCTATGGCCTGTCACAAACACAGCTGTTCCAGATGGCCATGTTCTCAGACACGCTTTCACTGGGCACCCGGGGAACCCACGTTTAGCTCACTGGATCCTGTGTAGTGGTCGAAAAGCCCGAGGTCCTCTGGGTCCAGGccacaggaggaggagagggctggTGTGAGCTGGCTTCCCTGGCCCCTGTGCTTGACCTCTTTGTCAGGGAGTTCTGCAGACTGGCCCTTCTGGGCTCTGGCTTCGGCCCCAGTCAGGGCCACCGCTGGGGTCCAAGCCAGTGCCTGCCCCAGGAAACCCCCAGCAGGGACCTGGGGACAGGCCTGAAGCCCAGGAGGCTGTCACCACCTTAGCCCAGAGGACCATGTGCCCTCCAGATGTGGCGCTTCCCCGAGGTGTGGTCCAGGCCAGCAGGCAGGTGGAAGGGCCTTCGGGGGCAGCATGAGCCTCAGACACCCAGAGACAGGGGCCCCCGGTGTCAGGTCTGGCGGGGCCAGACGGGACACTGCTGTTACTCTGGGGTGTAAATGCGTGAGGACGGCTTGGAAAGGAAGCAGGTGCTTAGCGTGACTGCCCTACTGTGGTCCGTGGGCACCCCTCTCTTCCCTCGGAGGCACTGGGCTGGCAACTGTGGCCGCTGCGTGACGGACACCCAGCGGTCATCCTCTCGGCACCCCTCCAGCCCGAGTTGATGAGCATCTCTGGTACCCAAGATCATCAGGAACAAAAGTCGTACCAGGCCTCCAGGAGCTTGTGCCCTTGGAGGAGCCGTTCAGCCATGACCATGAGCCTGGCAGtgccaggggcagagggtggcGGTGCCACAAGTGCTGGGGTGTTCGCTGTCCCGGAGGAGGCGTGCTCTGTTCTCGCGGCCTCCGAGGGCAGGTACCCTCCGGCTGCTGTTCTGAAGGCTTCTCCGTCACCTCTTAACTAACGTATGTCTCTTCCAGTTCTGAATCTAGAGAACTCTGGAGAGCCCTTCAGAACACAACTGGCATGTCGGCCTCTCGATGCCTCTGGAGCAAGTCCCGTTGCCAGGAAAACTTCTTTCTTGTTCTTGGGATAGATGCTGCTCAGAAGGTGATTCAGGTGTACACGGGGCTCCTGGGGGTGCAGCTGGACTCCGCAGCGACTTTGCCGGCCACCCTGCGGCCGCAGGGAGCTGTCTACACAGCATGAGGGTAGGGGGGCCTTGCTGCCAGAAAACAGAGGTGGGGGAGAAAATGCACAGGTTTCTGGGGAGGGGGGTGATGAGGCAACACAGGCAGGGAAGGGGCGAGACGGGTCAGCTCATCAGAGTCAGgcccctgctctgtgccaggctgaCAGATGTCCAAGTGCAGGCCAGTCCCCAGCACCCAGTGGAGGAGGTGTCCTGGCAGGACATTGGCAGACTGCAGGGATGGACACAGCATTGGCGggggcagtgggggtggtggCAGGAGTGGTCTCTGCTCAGGGGCTGCAGGGGTGAGGGGGCACAGGAGTGGCCTCTGCTCAGAGGCtacaggggtggggaggcaggagtgGCCTCTGCtcaggggctgcaggggtggggaggcaggagtgGCCTCTGctcaggggctgcagggggggtgcggggaggggcacAGGTTCAGCAGAGCCACAAGTGCAGGCAGAGGTGGGTCCTAGCGCCTGAGGTGGAGCCAGCGGAGCTGGAgcagaggggtgaggggtggccGAGGAGGGGCCACCGTGACATCAGAGACCCCACCAGTCGTATCCAGAACAGTCTCTGCGATCCAGTTGGCAAAGACCCTCCTGTGTCCCAAGTATTAAGGACATATTCAGACACGGGACACAAGAACGGGCTGGCGGCCTCGTGAACGGGGCCCTGGGACTGGCTGCTGCGTTGGCCTCGGGCCAGAGGGACCGCGAGCAGTGGGGGCCCGGGGGCCCCGTGAGCCCACCCGCGCGTTGCCTTTGTGCAAGGAGCACAGCCGGGAGGACGGGGAAGGGACAGGCTGCAGGGTGCGGccgggctgggggtgcagggctCACCCTGGAGCGGGGAGGACTTGAGGCAGAGGGCGCTGGGGTCTGGCGGGAGGGGGGACAGTGGGACCAGCCCTGGTGCGGTTTCCCAGTGGCTGCgcagaggggcgggggcggggaaaACCGGGGAAAGCGGCCCTTTAGCTTCCTTCCCGCTGGGTGACGGCTCGCCTCACTAGGACCTTTCCGGAGACCTGGGTCACATTCCCGAATGCTCCGACCTCAAAGAGCCTGAAGAAGCGGGCGCGCCCTCCCGTCTGCAGCCCTGCAGAGCCCTGATCCAGACCAAGGTGAGCCGCCGCCCCCCGGGACAGGCGCGTGGGCCTCCGTGGTGGCACCTCCGACCTGAGGCTCATGGGCTCGGGACAAACGGGCACTGCCGCTGTCCGGGGGCAGCCGAGCACCTGGAGGGGAGCCGCCGTCACAGGACTGCTGGGCGgcagcaggggctgcagggaagcCGAGGGGCCGGCGCACCTGAGGCTCAAGGGAGGGGCGCGCGGCCAggggcccctcccacccccctctgAGGGCCGGCACAGCCTTTCCTGGGGCTGGGGCGGCCTGCACACTCGGGCCAGGCATTGCAGGGCCTGTtcccccagggccccggggcacAGGTGGGGTTCCCTCTGCCCGCACCCCTGCCCCGGAGAACACTGGCACCCAGGGGCGCCCACCGCAGGGTCTGCCCTGATGGTGCTTGGTGTGGAGAGCGTGTGCCGGGGAGGGGCCGGGCTGCTGCTGCGGCCGCTGGGAACacacagggcagcagggcagacGGAGCACAGGAGAGGCCCTTTGTCGTCCGGTCACACAGGCCGGGGCCCTCTCCAGGGATGCCCAAGCACGCTGCTCCATCTGCTCTTTGGGAACCCCAACAGGTGGGAGAGAGAAGCTTCTAGACGTGCAAGCAGGGGCCCCTTAGAGCAGCCAGTCTAGAAACGTCCACAGCGGCATCACTCAGAGTAGCCCACACGTCCCAGCAGCTGGTAGGCGGAAATCCGTGGATGCTGCGGACGAGAGCAGGACAGGCCAGGCCCCCAGCACCGGGGCCCTGTGACCCCACCTAGGCCCTCAGGCCAGCGTCCTAGCATCACTTGGGACCAGGAGGCCTGCGTGGCCCTGGGCCCGGGGACACAGCCCGCCGTCCTCCCAGCGTGGTGCCCCGTGCGCCGGGGGAAGCCGCGGAGCTAGCTGTGCGCTGCATCCCGCACACGTCCGGGGTGACGGCCCGAGGACAGCAgcttgagggggggggggggagccccacggggccggggggcggcggcCGCTGGCGTCTGCGGGCCCTGACCGCGCCCTGCCCTTCCGTCAGCTCTCGGGGCCGTCCGGCGGCGGCCAGGGGAGCCTGCTTGCCTGCAGCCTCTTTCTGAGGACGCCCTTACGCAGAAGCGGGCAGTACGTCCCAATCCCGTGGAAAAAGAAGATTTTCAATCCACGTAACCTGAAGATCACCTTGTTTAATAGTGACGTCTGCTGAAACAGGAGCACTTGGTATTTTTATGaggaattttatgttttcttactGGCTCAGCGGGGTAGCTGGAGCCCGGGACCGCGCCGTGGGCATGTTTCCTGGGACGCCCGGGGCAAACCTGTCCTGCGCCAACGGGCAGGGGTCTGACCGCTTTAGAAGACTGTGTCCTCGGGCAGAGCCGTCTCCACAGGAAGGGGCCGCCCAGGGTCCCAGGAGCTCCGCCCCCCCGACACGGACCACGGTGGCATGAGGGGCCTGGCTGCCAGCGTGGCACCGCCCGGGGCACACCAGGCTGGACCGTCACGGAAGGCAGCCGTTTGCAGCTCAGGAAGTCCCACGTGCATTGCTGTCACCTGGGGCAGGGCACCTGGTGGGTCAGAGCGAAGCGTGAGCACCTGCCTGCGGCTCTGCCCAGCCCGCAGCCTGGTCTGCGTCCGGACGTCCCCCCGACTCTGCGCAAGCTTCGCTGGTTCTGGCTGAGGCACGggtttttgtaaaattttattaaataaagtgGCCTGGATAAGCCCACGTTGTTGGCGACTCGTCTGCCGTCGAGGGACCGTGCCAGCAGTCCCGTTCCAGCCCGCCCCTGCCCGGGAGCCCGCCCGGCCCTCCGGGGGCGGCCTGGGGACCTGAGGCTGGCGGAGTGCCTGGCGCACGTCGCTGTCCTACCCGGGCCACGGTGCAGCTGGGAGGAAGCAGCTCCGCCAAGCCAGGGGTCAGACCCAGAGTGGCCAGCAGAGGGCACCGGCCTCAGCCCCCTCTGCCAGACCCGCCTGGTTTTGAGGCTCTCGTTGAAGGGTGACCAGATGATTTAGTGCCGGGTGTTTGGGAAACGTGCCCTAAGTCTTCACTTTCAGGCACAGAGAGATGGACACTTGGAAACTGCTTTTCTTCTACGCTTTCCCCAAAGGGCAGCATCccccctggggacccctggggccccgcCAGCAGACCCGCTGCGCATCGTGTCCCAGTCTTTCCTTAAAGTCAGACGTGAACTCAAAATAGGCCATTCCATGGTCTGCTTCCTCCCACCAGTCACCCTGACCCGGCGCTGAACTCCCCCAGCTGCCCTCCCTGACCTCTCCTGACCCCCAGCCggcccagcaccccccaccctgccccccaagccccaggccaggcctgcCCCTCACTCCGCGTCCACGCAGACGTCAAGTGTGGTTCTGATTCTGCGTCCTGATGTCTGGCCAGTCTGCTCAAGGAGGGCTTCTGAGCCGGGCGGGTGAGTGCCGACAGGTGCCCCGGCCAGAACGTGCCCCATCAGCTGCCAGGGCAGCTCCAGAATAATCACAGAGCCGCGGATCCCAAGGAACCTACATTGATTAAATTCAGTGCCCCAGGGGCGGAGCGGGGGACCCCAGGGCGGCTCCATGCCCCTGGCAGGTCCAGAGTGGGGCCCGGAGAAGCACGAGACCCCCCGGGGGAAGCTCAAGGTCCTGCTGCTCGCTCCAggggccccgcagggcagctggaccctcgCCCCGGGCGCTCCCAGCCACGGCCTGGCCGCTGCCCTGCTCTCGGGCCTGTCATCCATCCGACGGGGGGACCTCCGTGGGGCGGCCCCTCCTTGGGCCCAGCGCCCCGCCAGCGGCTGCGGTCTTCCTGAGACCCCAGCCCCCAGGTCAGCTGGCCCGGCTGCCTCCCACGGCCTCATACTTGCACCAACGTGCCAGCAGGTGCCGGGAGAGCGCGCCCGTGCAGACGGTGGCCCCGGGCGGGCCCCATGCTCGGTGCTCCCGGGAGGACGCGCCGGTGCGGGGAGAGGAGGCCGCACGCCTCCCTGGGCGAGCTGGCTCCTGGGGCGGGCGGCAGCAGGCCTCCCCAAGGAGCGCTGGGCTGCAGTTTATACCTTCTGGGGCCTTTTTCCCAAAGACTACAAAAGTACAAGAACAAAATTAGCAACAGAAAGCAACTTGGagcatgagaaaaggaaaaatgtaaagagGCCAGATCCAGAAACGTCACAGAGCGCAGGGCAGCAGCTCTCTGCGTAACGGCCACCTGCCTCCGTCCACTCCTCTCCCGGGCTTCCTGACCAACGTCACCACCTCCCTGCGACAGTACTTCCACCCTGTCACCTGCTCCTGGGAAGAGCTCCCGGGAGACATCCGCAGCAGGTGCCTCAGGAGGCTCTTCCAACCACAGGCCTGTCTGGGGGCGGCGCTGTGACCTTGGGGCTGTGGGTCAGGGCGGTGGTCAGGGTCCCCTGCCACAGCCCGGACAGCAGGGGAGGTGGGGCGTTGGGGCCGGGGTATcagggagcgggggggggggtgtcggggggggggttggggagtgggggaggtggggggtcggggggccGGGACCTCC comes from the Canis aureus isolate CA01 chromosome 9, VMU_Caureus_v.1.0, whole genome shotgun sequence genome and includes:
- the CLBA1 gene encoding uncharacterized protein CLBA1 translates to MQGQRQRGAGPGRSRPPGRCPRDPAEGLRTGPRPPGGPEPAEHGSAWGEFEGFQEAPAKAGQFAANSEAPESPPHPGRQAGGTGAAGSSPRELALSYADVFRFAFQEVPVPQAAEGISPLDHVLDASGEGKPGCEPVHTLCSESRELWRALQNTTGMSASRCLWSKSRCQENFFLVLGIDAAQKDLSGDLGHIPECSDLKEPEEAGAPSRLQPCRALIQTKLSGPSGGGQGSLLACSLFLRTPLRRSGQYVPIPWKKKIFNPRNLKITLFNSDVC